One window of the Candidatus Binatus sp. genome contains the following:
- a CDS encoding glycosyltransferase family 9 protein, which translates to MSAAEAIAPFNPHPRRILIVLHGAIGDVLRALPLLGRIRAAWPDAHIAWSVEPKSQPILEHHPWLDELIVYDRSRAPLSFLPFLKRVRAGRFDLVLDLQRHLKSGITSIVSGAGERYGFDASNAKEYNHLFSNHHVAAQPNMRLKLLQYQAFGDALNLPAAPIKFGLTLTDDERDRARAMLRDAPRPLLGVILGSSWPSRLYFPESTAAVIRDLARPANGAPPLFPVLLGGPGEKSIAADVMRHLDGARALDLAGRTTLRDLIAIFQECSAAFGPDSGPMHIAAAVGCPVVSLWGSTAAERSAPWGFDDLTISGEIPCHPCYLRQCPIGRECMRRISPAQVSAMVRRALAHPRVCA; encoded by the coding sequence ATGTCCGCCGCCGAAGCTATCGCGCCGTTCAACCCGCATCCACGCCGCATCCTGATCGTCTTGCACGGCGCGATCGGCGATGTGCTGCGCGCATTGCCGCTGCTCGGTCGCATCCGCGCCGCATGGCCCGACGCGCACATCGCTTGGTCCGTCGAGCCCAAGTCGCAGCCGATTCTCGAGCATCATCCGTGGCTCGACGAGTTGATCGTTTACGATCGCTCCCGCGCGCCGTTGAGTTTTCTTCCCTTTCTGAAACGGGTGCGCGCCGGCCGCTTCGACCTGGTGCTCGATTTGCAGCGCCACTTGAAGAGCGGCATCACGTCGATCGTGTCGGGCGCCGGCGAGCGCTACGGCTTCGATGCGTCCAACGCCAAGGAATACAATCATCTCTTTTCGAATCATCACGTCGCCGCGCAGCCCAACATGCGGCTCAAACTCCTTCAGTATCAGGCCTTTGGCGACGCGCTGAATCTTCCCGCCGCGCCGATCAAGTTCGGCCTAACGCTCACCGACGACGAACGCGATCGCGCGCGCGCGATGCTCCGCGACGCGCCGCGTCCGTTGCTCGGCGTGATCCTTGGCTCGTCGTGGCCGAGCCGGCTGTATTTTCCCGAATCGACCGCCGCAGTCATCCGCGATCTCGCGCGTCCGGCGAACGGCGCGCCGCCGCTATTTCCGGTCTTGCTCGGCGGCCCCGGCGAAAAGAGTATCGCTGCCGACGTGATGCGCCATCTCGACGGCGCGCGCGCGCTCGATCTCGCCGGCCGTACCACGCTCCGCGATCTGATCGCGATCTTTCAGGAATGCAGCGCCGCCTTCGGCCCCGACTCCGGCCCGATGCATATCGCGGCGGCCGTGGGATGTCCCGTCGTTTCGCTATGGGGCAGCACTGCTGCGGAACGCTCGGCCCCGTGGGGCTTCGACGATCTGACGATCAGCGGCGAGATCCCATGCCATCCCTGCTACCTGCGTCAATGTCCGATCGGACGCGAATGCATGCGGCGAATTTCTCCAGCGCAAGTCAGCGCGATGGTCCGGCGCGCGCTCGCGCATCCGCGGGTGTGCGCATGA
- a CDS encoding lipopolysaccharide kinase InaA family protein: MKLGMSGLEGVRVSRGGWRFVWLDYDARFSEEMREQFIDNAFAAIDGTLSRRIRRSRHAETWLQRIPGGPSVYYKLLDPVHGLNGLWRSFRHSRAAHVAAISKRLRDDGFDSAEVLLIGAEEAVGNGREIVATERIDGMMLPRHLRVTREHLGRKRAILRALGGEIARLHRAGYIHGDLTPYNIFVTAFDPPRFTFIDHERTRRTWRAHFERPRLRNLVQLGHFSLKGLSNTDRMRVWCGYRAAVPSMRRSGKLRRLISMIEVRVARDRMRAKGVGPIDAEQHQSNHEQVAIAASTAQARKC; the protein is encoded by the coding sequence ATGAAGCTCGGGATGTCCGGCCTCGAGGGCGTGCGCGTTTCGCGCGGCGGTTGGCGATTTGTCTGGCTCGATTACGATGCGCGATTTTCGGAGGAGATGCGCGAGCAGTTCATCGACAACGCATTCGCCGCAATCGACGGCACCTTGAGCCGGCGGATTCGCCGCTCGCGCCATGCGGAAACCTGGCTGCAGCGAATTCCGGGCGGTCCCAGCGTCTATTATAAATTGCTCGATCCCGTGCACGGCTTGAACGGTCTGTGGCGATCGTTTCGGCACAGCCGCGCGGCGCACGTCGCCGCGATCTCGAAGCGCTTGCGCGACGACGGTTTCGATTCCGCCGAAGTGCTGCTCATCGGCGCGGAGGAAGCAGTCGGCAACGGACGCGAAATCGTCGCCACCGAACGTATCGACGGCATGATGCTTCCGCGCCACCTCCGCGTTACGCGCGAGCATCTTGGGCGCAAGCGTGCGATCCTGCGCGCACTCGGCGGTGAAATTGCCCGACTTCATCGCGCCGGATATATTCACGGCGATTTGACGCCCTACAATATTTTCGTCACCGCCTTCGATCCGCCGCGCTTCACGTTTATCGATCACGAGCGTACGCGCCGTACCTGGCGTGCGCATTTTGAGCGGCCGCGCTTACGCAATCTAGTGCAACTCGGCCATTTCAGTTTGAAGGGGCTGAGCAACACCGATCGGATGCGCGTCTGGTGCGGATACCGCGCGGCGGTACCTTCGATGCGTCGTTCTGGCAAGCTGCGCCGGCTTATCTCGATGATCGAAGTTCGCGTCGCGCGCGATCGGATGCGCGCA